The nucleotide sequence AACAGTCTGAACATCAGATAATTTCAATGTTTTACGGTTAATATGGTCAATAAGACGGCCTGGAGTTCCAACGATGATGTGAGGGAATTTCTTCAAAGAGCGGATCTGGCGGTTAATGTCCTGTCCACCGTAGATCGGAAGTACACGTACGCGTTTTGATGAACCGATTTTGTAAAGCTCTTCTGATACCTGGATAGCAAGTTCGCGGGTCGGTGCAATGATGATTCCCTGAATCTTATCTTGTTTAACGTCGATCTTTTCGATAAGAGGAATACCGAATGCAGCTGTTTTCCCTGTACCTGTTTGCGCCTGGCCGATTACATCTTTATTTTGAAGCCCAAGCGGAATCGTTTGTGCCTGAATTGGTGTAGCTTCTTCAAACCCCATGCGGTTAATGGCGTCCATTAATAATGGGCTGATACCTAGTTCTTGAAACGTAATTGTCAATTTGTTCTACTCCTTTTAATCCTTATAGCTTCACAGACTTTCATGTATGGTGAAACAAAAAACGCCCCATCGGGCAAAACGTTAGCTTATAAAAGCCCGTAAACACTTAAATTCAATCATATCACTTTTTATATACTTTTACAACAAGGCGTATTATTTCACACTTGTCTTAGTCTGCGCCGTTAAGAAATTTTCTATAAGTTCTGCGACCTCCGGAAACTCTTCCCCATGGCAGATCAGATGCTTCGAACACGGCATAAAGCAAAGCTCCTTCTGCCTTGAACGGATTTTTTCATAAATATAAACAGCGCTTTTGACAGGCACAATTCCGTCACATTCTCCCTGTACAATCAGTACAGGTATAGTTATTTTCTCCAATAATGGTCGGATATACCTCACAAGCTTCCTGAATTGCAGAGCTGCAGCAATCGGCGTTTCCATCACTTTTTTTCTGTATCTGATAAAAAGTTCATTGTTTGCGCCTTCCCCCCTGATGGCATCTGCAATCAGCCCTTTCACATCGAGAAGCATCTGGCGCGGATTTAAGTAATGCGCAGCTGCGCTGAGAAGCACAAGCTTTTCAACCGGATACCTCGAGGCCAAATACGCTGCGATCAAGCCGCCCATTGAAAAGCCTATGATATAGACCTCGGAACATTCTTCAAGCAAATCCCTGAGCTCATTTTCAGCATGCGCAATCCATTCGCTGAATTCAATCCCCTTCAGGCTCGGCGTTTCACCGTGGCCCGGAAGCGTCGGCGACTTCAGCACCCAGTCCGTCCGTTCCTGCAGGTAGCT is from Bacillus sp. FSL H8-0547 and encodes:
- a CDS encoding alpha/beta fold hydrolase; translated protein: MKGCLCIHGFTGAPYEVEPLVSYLQERTDWVLKSPTLPGHGETPSLKGIEFSEWIAHAENELRDLLEECSEVYIIGFSMGGLIAAYLASRYPVEKLVLLSAAAHYLNPRQMLLDVKGLIADAIRGEGANNELFIRYRKKVMETPIAAALQFRKLVRYIRPLLEKITIPVLIVQGECDGIVPVKSAVYIYEKIRSRQKELCFMPCSKHLICHGEEFPEVAELIENFLTAQTKTSVK